The Capra hircus breed San Clemente unplaced genomic scaffold, ASM170441v1, whole genome shotgun sequence genome has a segment encoding these proteins:
- the CNGA2 gene encoding cyclic nucleotide-gated olfactory channel yields the protein MTEKANGMKSSPANNHNHHAPPAIKANGKDDHRASSRPQSAADDDTSSELQRLAEMDAPQQRRGGFRRIARLMGVLREWANRNFREEEPRPDSFLERFRGPELHTVITQQGDGKGDKDGEGKGTKKKFELFVLDPAGDWYYRWLFLIALPVLYNWCLLVARACFSDLQKGYYIVWLVLDYVSDVVYIADLFIRLRTGFLEQGLLVKDTKKLRDNYIHTMQFKLDVASIIPTDLIYFAVGIHNPEVRFNRLLHFARMFEFFDRTETRTSYPNIFRISNLILYILVIIHWNACIYYAISKSIGFGVDTWVYPNITDPEYGYLSREYIYCLYWSTLTLTTIGETPPPVKDEEYLFVIFDFLIGVLIFATIVGNVGSMISNMNATRAEFQAKIDAVKHYMQFRKVSKEMEAKVIRWFDYLWTNKKSVDEREVLKNLPAKLRAEIAINVHLSTLKKVRIFQDCEAGLLVELVLKLRPQVFSPGDYICRKGDIGKEMYIIKEGKLAVVADDGVTQYALLSAGSCFGEISILNIKGSKMGNRRTANIRSLGYSDLFCLSKDDLMEAVTEYPDAKRVLEERGREILMKEGLLDENEVAASMEVDVQEKLEQLETNMDTLYTRFARLLAEYTGAQQKLKQRITVLEIKMKQNNEDDYLSDGLNSPEPPAEKP from the exons ATGACAGAAAAAGCCAATGGCATGAAGAGCTCCCCAGCCAATAATCACAACCACCATGCCCCTCCTGCCATCAAGGCCAATGGCAAAGATGACCACAGGGCCAGCAGCCG GCCACAGTCTGCGGCCGATGATGACACCTCCTCAGAGCTACAGCGACTGGCAGAGATGGATGCCCCCCAGCAGAGGAGGGGTGGCTTCCGCAG gATTGCACGCCTGATGGGGGTCCTCAGAGAGTGGGCTAACAGGAACTTCCGTGAGGAGGAGCCTAGACCTGACTCATTCCTTGAGCGTTTCCGGGGGCCTGAGCTCCACACCGTGATAACACAGCAAGGGGACGGCAAAGGCGACAAGGACGGCGAGGGAAAGGGCACCAA GAAGAAGTTTGAACTCTTTGTCTTGGACCCAGCCGGGGACTGGTACTACCGCTGGCTTTTTCTCATTGCCTTGCCCGTCCTCTACAACTGGTGCCTATTGGTGGCCAG AGCCTGCTTCAGTGACCTGCAGAAAGGTTACTACATAGTGTGGCTTGTGCTGGATTACGTCTCAGATGTGGTCTACATCGCAGACCTCTTCATCCGACTGCGCACAG GTTTCTTGGAGCAGGGGCTACTAGTGAAAGATACCAAGAAGTTGCGGGACAACTACATTCACACCATGCAGTTCAAGCTGGATGTGGCCTCCATCATCCCTACAGACCTGATCTATTTTGCTGTGGGGATCCACAACCCTGAGGTGCGCTTCAACCGCCTGCTACACTTTGCCCGCATGTTTGAGTTCTTTGACCGCACTGAGACACGCACTAGCTACCCCAACATCTTCCGAATCAGCAACCTGATCCTCTACATCTTGGTCATCATCCACTGGAATGCCTGCATCTACTATGCCATCTCCAAGTCCATCGGCTTTGGGGTAGACACCTGGGTTTACCCCAACATCACTGACCCTGAGTATGGCTACCTGTCTAGGGAGTACATCTATTGCCTTTACTGGTCTACACTGACCCTCACCACCATTGGGGAGACACCACCCCCTGTAAAGGATGAGGAGTACCTGTTTGTCATCTTTGACTTCCTGATTGGTGTCCTCATCTTTGCCACCATTGTGGGAAATGTGGGCTCCATGATCTCCAACATGAATGCCACCCGGGCTGAGTTCCAGGCCAAGATTGATGCCGTCAAACATTATATGCAGTTCCGAAAGGTCAGCAAGGAGATGGAAGCCAAGGTCATTAGGTGGTTTGACTACTTGTGGACCAATAAGAAGAGTGTGGATGAGCGGGAAGTCCTCAAAAACCTGCCAGCCAAGCTTAGGGCTGAGATAGCCATCAACGTCCACCTGTCCACACTCAAGAAAGTGCGCATCTTTCAGGACTGTGAGGCTGGCCTGTTGGTGGAACTGGTATTAAAGCTCCGGCCTCAGGTCTTCAGCCCTGGGGACTACATTTGCCGCAAGGGGGATATTGGGAAGGAGATGTACATAATCAAGGAGGGAAAATTGGCAGTGGTGGCTGATGATGGTGTCACTCAGTATGCCCTGCTCTCGGCTGGGAGTTGCTTTGGAGAGATCAGTATCCTTAATATTAAGGGCAGCAAAATGGGCAATCGGCGCACAGCCAACATCCGCAGTCTTGGCTACTCTGATCTGTTCTGCTTGTCCAAGGATGATCTTATGGAAGCTGTGACTGAGTACCCTGATGCCAAGAGGGTCTTGGAGGAGAGAGGCCGGGAGATTCTGATGAAGGAGGGCTTGTTGGATGAGAATGAGGTGGCAGCCAGCATGGAAGTAGATGTGCAGGAAAAGCTAGAACAGCTGGAGACCAACATGGACACCTTGTACACTCGTTTTGCCCGCCTGCTGGCCGAGTACACGGGAGCCCAGCAGAAGCTCAAGCAGCGCATCACAGTTTTGGAAATCAAGATGAAGCAGAATAATGAGGATGACTACCTGTCAGATGGGCTGAACAGCCCGGAGCCACCTGCTGAGAAGCCATAA